In Dasypus novemcinctus isolate mDasNov1 chromosome 10, mDasNov1.1.hap2, whole genome shotgun sequence, one DNA window encodes the following:
- the LOC101433239 gene encoding olfactory receptor 5AN1-like: protein MIGGENITVITHFILLGFSDLPRILPLLFVVFLVIYVTGLTWNLSLIVLIRMDSLLHTPMYFFLSNLSFVDMCYVTATVPKMLFNFFQEKQTITFLGCIFQYFIFSIMGLSESCLLAAKAYDRYAAICNSLLYSSIMSPSLCVRVALGAYMAGISASLSQLCGLLQLHFCGLNVINHFFCDMPQLLILLCTDTFFIQVMLALLSMIFGIANVLVILISYVYIVISIMKIASAKGRSKSFNTCASHLTAVSLFYTSSMFVYLSSISGGSPGFDRFASVLYTVVIPMMNPLIYSLRNRDIKDALKKLQKRRGHF, encoded by the coding sequence ATGATTGGGGGAGAAAATATTACCGTGATCACTCATTTCATCCTATTGGGATTCTCAGATCTTCCCAGAATCTTACCATTGCTCTTTGTTGTATTCCTGGTCATCTATGTTACGGGTTTGACCTGGAacctgtctcttattgtcttaaTAAGGATGGATTCCCTCCTCCATacacccatgtactttttcctcagcAACCTGTCCTTCGTAGATATGTGCTATGTTACCGCCACTGTTCCAAAGATGCTCTTCAACTTCTTTCAGGAGAAGCAAACAATCACCTTTTTGGGTTGCATTTTCCAGTACTTCATCTTTTCAATAATGGGACTGAGCGAGTCTTGTCTCCTGGCAGCCAAGGCATATGACCGATATGCTGCCATTTGTAACTCACTGCTCTATTCATCCATCATGTCACCCAGCCTCTGTGTTCGAGTGGCGCTGGGAGCCTATATGGCTGGAATCTCTGCTTCTTTATCCCAATTGTGTGGCTTGCTTCAGCTTCACTTCTGTGGGCTCAATGTTATCAACCATTTCTTCTGTGACATGCCCCAATTGTTAATCTTGTTATGCACTGACACTTTCTTCATACAAGTCATGCTTGCTCTATTATCAATGATATTTGGGATAGCAAATGTTCTAGTTATCCTGATATCCTATGTCTATATTGTTATCTCAATCATGAAGATCGCTTCAGCTAAGGGCAGGTCCAAGTCTTTCAACACCTGTGCTTCTCACCTGACTGCTGTTTCCCTCTTCTATACATCATCTATGTTTGTCTATTTAAGTTCCATCTCTGGTGGTTCCCCTGGTTTTGACAGATTTGCTTCAGTTTTGTACACTGTGGTCATTCCCATGATGAATCCCTTGATTTACAGTCTGAGGAACAGGGACATCAAAGATGCTTTGAAGAAGTTGCAAAAGAGGAGAGGGCATTTCTAA